In one window of Microcaecilia unicolor chromosome 9, aMicUni1.1, whole genome shotgun sequence DNA:
- the GPR132 gene encoding probable G-protein coupled receptor 132, with the protein MMNTSNLTCNPPYDHSAKFVIATYSIVFALGVPANCLTAWLTMLKIWRHNVLSVYLFSLSLSELMYLSTLPLWIIYIQNDHQWKYGSTACKITGYIFFINIYISILILCCISIDRFMGVVYSLESRGIRHQKTAKAVAGSIYLVVAVVHIPVFNMTDGETSRHTTCFETLPMLPIVASFNYARVMVGLVIPLMILIFTNFKITKIIRISSSLDEQQKAKVKHLAIAIITIFLICFAPYHVVLLVRAIVFSLYPNDTCWFEEKIYTISALFLCLTTVNGVADPFIYVLASENVRKGICKGLRKWRLQSSTT; encoded by the coding sequence ATGATGAACACTTCAAATTTAACCTGCAATCCACCGTATGACCATAGTGCAAAATTTGTAATTGCAACGTACAGCATTGTTTTTGCATTAGGAGTGCCAGCGAACTGTTTAACTGCATGGCTAACGATGTTAAAAATCTGGAGGCATAATGTGCTCTCGGTGTACCTGTTTAGTCTGTCACTCAGTGAACTGATGTACTTGAGCACTCTCCCCCTCTGGATTATATATATTCAAAATGATCACCAGTGGAAATATGGATCAACAGCATGCAAGATCACaggctatatcttttttattaaCATATATATCAGCATTTTAATCCTGTGTTGTATTTCCATCGATCGCTTCATGGGAGTGGTGTATTCACTTGAATCCAGAGGCATCAGGCACCAGAAAACTGCAAAAGCCGTTGCAGGTTCAATCTATTTGGTGGTGGCTGTAGTTCACATCCCAGTGTTTAATATGACAGATGGAGAAACTAGCCGTCACACAACCTGTTTTGAAACTTTGCCAATGCTGCCGATTGTGGCTTCATTCAACTATGCAAGGGTCATGGTTGGGTTAGTCATTCCATTAATGATTCTAATTTTTACTAACTTCAAAATAACCAAGATAATACGCATAAGCAGTAGTTTAGATGAGCAGCAAAAAGCAAAAGTAAAGCACTTGGCAATTGCAATAATTACCATTTTCCTTATTTGCTTTGCTCCCTATCATGTCGTGCTGCTCGTAAGAGCCATTGTTTTTTCTCTGTATCCAAATGACACCTGTTGGTTCGAAGAGAAAATATATACAATCTCAGCATTGTTTTTGTGTTTGACTACTGTTAATGGTGTGGCTGATCCATTTATCTATGTGTTGGCCAGTGAAAATGTTAGAAAAGGCATCTGCAAAGGCCTGAGAAAATGGAGACTTCAGTCATCCACCACTTAG